From Yersinia hibernica, a single genomic window includes:
- a CDS encoding aminodeoxychorismate synthase component II has product MLLLIDNYDSFTYNLYQYFCELGAEVVVKRNDEVQLADIERLSPSHLVISPGPCTPNEAGISVAAIRHFAGKLPILGVCLGHQALGQAFGARIVRARQVMHGKTTAIRHTGEGVFRGLNQPLTVTRYHSLVIATDSLPECFELTAWTEQDGVMDEIMGIRHRSLPLEGVQFHPESILSEQGHQLLDNFLKN; this is encoded by the coding sequence ATGCTGTTATTGATCGATAATTACGATTCATTCACCTACAACCTCTATCAGTATTTTTGTGAACTGGGGGCGGAGGTGGTGGTTAAACGTAATGATGAAGTACAACTGGCTGATATTGAAAGGTTATCGCCCTCCCATTTGGTCATTTCCCCCGGCCCCTGTACCCCGAATGAGGCCGGTATCTCTGTGGCTGCCATTCGCCATTTCGCCGGTAAGTTACCCATATTGGGCGTCTGTCTTGGTCATCAGGCGCTAGGGCAGGCCTTTGGCGCGCGAATTGTGCGGGCGCGGCAAGTCATGCACGGTAAAACAACCGCTATTCGCCATACGGGTGAGGGGGTTTTTCGTGGACTTAATCAGCCGCTGACGGTGACGCGTTATCACTCTTTAGTGATTGCCACCGATTCACTGCCTGAATGCTTTGAGCTGACGGCATGGACGGAGCAGGACGGTGTGATGGATGAGATTATGGGGATTCGCCATCGCAGCTTGCCGCTGGAGGGGGTGCAGTTCCATCCGGAGAGCATCCTTAGCGAGCAAGGCCATCAATTATTAGATAATTTCCTTAAAAATTAA
- the argD gene encoding bifunctional acetylornithine/succinyldiaminopimelate transaminase encodes MTDKLAVNRSTFDQVILPVYAPAQFIPVKGKGSRVWDQQGTEYIDFAGGIAVTALGHCHPALVAALHQQGEMLWHTSNVFTNEPALRLAQKLIAATFADRVFFANSGGEANEAAFKLARHYAIERHSPYKTKIIAFHNAFHGRTLFTVSVGGQPKYSDGFGPKPADIIHVPFNDLAAVAAVMDDHTCAVVLEPIQGEGGITSATPEFLQGVRALCSQHKALLVFDEVQSGMGRSGKLFTYMHYGVTPDILTTAKALGGGFPVSAMLTTEEIASVMAVGTHGTTYGGNPLACAVAEAALDVINTPEVLNGIEQRHGWFVQALQEINRKYHVFSDIRGMGLLIGAELTPQYQGRAREFLTAAAAQGVMILNAGPDVLRLAPSLVIEPEDIQLGMARLEQAVAKVVNG; translated from the coding sequence ATGACAGATAAATTAGCAGTGAATCGCAGTACATTCGATCAGGTTATTTTGCCTGTTTATGCACCCGCGCAGTTTATCCCAGTAAAAGGGAAAGGTAGCCGGGTGTGGGATCAGCAAGGCACGGAATACATTGATTTTGCAGGCGGAATTGCAGTCACTGCTCTGGGGCATTGCCATCCGGCGCTGGTGGCAGCATTGCATCAGCAAGGTGAAATGCTATGGCATACCAGCAATGTATTCACCAATGAGCCGGCGCTGCGGTTAGCGCAAAAACTGATTGCCGCCACCTTTGCTGACCGTGTGTTTTTCGCCAATTCCGGCGGTGAGGCCAATGAGGCCGCATTTAAGTTAGCTCGCCATTATGCTATTGAGCGCCATAGCCCCTATAAAACTAAAATCATTGCTTTCCACAATGCATTCCATGGTCGCACCTTGTTTACTGTATCGGTCGGGGGCCAGCCAAAGTATTCCGATGGTTTTGGCCCGAAACCGGCGGATATTATCCATGTGCCATTTAATGATTTGGCGGCGGTAGCAGCCGTTATGGATGACCACACTTGCGCGGTGGTGCTGGAGCCTATCCAAGGAGAGGGCGGCATTACCTCAGCGACGCCAGAGTTTCTGCAAGGCGTACGTGCGCTGTGCTCCCAACATAAAGCGCTGTTGGTGTTTGATGAAGTTCAAAGCGGCATGGGGCGCAGCGGCAAGCTGTTTACCTATATGCATTATGGTGTTACGCCAGATATCCTCACCACGGCTAAAGCATTGGGCGGCGGGTTCCCTGTCAGTGCGATGCTGACAACAGAAGAAATTGCCTCAGTGATGGCCGTTGGAACACACGGTACCACCTATGGTGGCAATCCGCTGGCCTGTGCGGTAGCTGAAGCCGCGTTGGATGTGATTAACACCCCTGAGGTACTTAATGGTATTGAACAGCGCCACGGCTGGTTTGTGCAGGCTCTGCAAGAAATTAACCGCAAGTATCATGTGTTCAGCGATATTCGCGGCATGGGGTTGCTGATTGGGGCAGAATTAACCCCGCAATATCAGGGGCGTGCGCGGGAGTTCCTGACCGCAGCGGCCGCGCAGGGGGTGATGATCCTCAATGCCGGGCCTGATGTACTGCGCCTGGCCCCATCACTGGTGATTGAGCCAGAAGATATCCAGCTCGGTATGGCGCGTTTAGAACAAGCCGTCGCCAAGGTGGTCAACGGCTAA